Proteins encoded by one window of Silvibacterium dinghuense:
- the nuoH gene encoding NADH-quinone oxidoreductase subunit NuoH encodes MEVSIWIFLLLSVLKVIVVTVILLTAVAYTVLLERKVVGRIQNRWGPSRVGPFGLLQPLADGLKLFLKEDLMPESVYRPLFVLAPIIALACALMSISMIPFGDDIRYKGVDLFQISDVNIGLLILLAITGVGVYGIALSGWASNNKYSLLGALRASAQVISYELALGLSLVGVILRSQSLRLRDIVDVQATHGLLSWNVFGGFQFVAFFIYLTAAYAETNRAPFDLPEAESELTAGYHTEYSSMKFAMFFMAEYANMITVSCVATLLFLGGWSSPFGNLLPAIGGPIVQALLPVFWFVAKVFFFLFLYVWVRGTLPRFRYDQLMSFGWKFLMPLAVLNIIATSLWLAFRAG; translated from the coding sequence GTGGAAGTAAGCATCTGGATTTTCTTATTGCTGAGCGTGTTAAAGGTGATCGTCGTCACGGTCATTCTGCTGACCGCGGTCGCCTACACGGTGCTGCTGGAGCGCAAGGTGGTGGGCCGCATCCAAAATCGCTGGGGACCCAGCCGCGTCGGCCCCTTCGGCCTGCTCCAGCCGCTCGCTGACGGGTTGAAACTCTTTCTGAAAGAAGACCTGATGCCGGAGTCGGTCTATCGGCCGCTGTTTGTGCTCGCACCGATCATCGCGCTGGCCTGCGCCCTGATGTCGATCTCCATGATCCCCTTTGGCGACGACATTCGTTACAAGGGAGTCGATCTCTTCCAGATCTCCGATGTCAATATCGGTCTGCTCATCCTGCTGGCCATCACCGGCGTCGGCGTTTACGGCATTGCGCTCTCGGGCTGGGCGTCGAACAATAAATACTCGCTGCTGGGCGCGCTGCGCGCCAGTGCCCAGGTCATCAGCTACGAGCTCGCCCTCGGACTTTCACTGGTCGGCGTCATCCTGCGCTCGCAGTCCCTGCGCCTGCGCGACATTGTCGACGTCCAGGCGACGCACGGCCTGCTTTCGTGGAATGTCTTCGGCGGATTCCAGTTCGTTGCTTTCTTTATCTATCTCACCGCTGCGTATGCGGAAACCAACCGCGCGCCGTTCGACCTTCCCGAAGCTGAAAGCGAGCTCACGGCCGGCTACCATACGGAATACAGCTCGATGAAGTTCGCCATGTTCTTCATGGCCGAGTATGCCAACATGATCACCGTCAGCTGCGTGGCGACGCTGCTTTTCCTTGGCGGCTGGTCGAGCCCGTTCGGCAACCTTCTGCCGGCGATTGGCGGCCCGATTGTTCAGGCGCTCCTGCCGGTCTTCTGGTTCGTTGCAAAAGTCTTCTTCTTCCTCTTTCTCTATGTCTGGGTGCGCGGCACGCTGCCGCGCTTCCGTTATGACCAGCTGATGAGCTTCGGCTGGAAGTTTCTGATGCCACTGGCGGTGTTGAATATCATCGCCACCAGCCTGTGGCTTGCGTTCCGTGCCGGCTAG
- a CDS encoding NADH-quinone oxidoreductase subunit J encodes MHLVLFFIFGGLCVLGALNLLLQRHPINSALSLIVVMSSLAVLYLLLGAEFLAAAQVIVYAGAIMVLFTFVIMLLNAGKEEKTHGSKAAYLVGFPGAAAIIATLTYMFLQNSGPLGGAKLGDYLVTTQDLSRVLFRDLLLPFEVTSVLILVAILGAVALARREH; translated from the coding sequence ATGCATCTGGTTCTCTTCTTCATCTTCGGCGGGCTTTGCGTGTTAGGAGCGCTGAATCTCCTGCTGCAAAGGCATCCCATCAACTCCGCGCTCTCGCTCATCGTCGTGATGAGTTCGCTGGCCGTGCTCTACCTGCTGCTCGGAGCCGAGTTCCTGGCCGCGGCACAGGTTATCGTTTACGCCGGTGCCATCATGGTGCTCTTCACCTTCGTCATCATGCTGCTCAACGCAGGCAAGGAAGAGAAGACGCACGGCAGCAAGGCTGCATATCTGGTCGGTTTCCCCGGCGCCGCGGCGATCATCGCCACACTCACCTACATGTTCCTGCAGAACAGCGGCCCACTGGGCGGCGCGAAACTCGGCGACTACCTGGTGACGACGCAGGACCTGAGCCGCGTGCTCTTCCGCGATCTTCTGTTGCCCTTTGAAGTCACCTCCGTCCTCATTCTGGTAGCGATCCTCGGCGCCGTCGCGCTAGCAAGAAGGGAGCACTGA
- the nuoK gene encoding NADH-quinone oxidoreductase subunit NuoK translates to MVVPISYYLILSAILFSIGVAAFLVKRNIISVFMSIELMLNAVNLSFVAFAHHWHQVSGQIFVFFVMVVAAAEAAVGLAIIIAVFRTRNTLNVDSVDLMKL, encoded by the coding sequence ATGGTCGTCCCTATCTCCTATTACCTCATCCTCAGCGCCATCCTGTTCTCGATCGGCGTCGCCGCTTTTCTTGTCAAGCGCAACATCATCAGCGTCTTCATGTCCATTGAGCTGATGCTGAACGCGGTGAATCTCAGCTTCGTGGCTTTTGCTCACCACTGGCACCAGGTGAGCGGGCAGATTTTCGTCTTCTTCGTCATGGTCGTCGCCGCCGCCGAGGCCGCCGTAGGCCTGGCCATCATCATCGCCGTCTTCCGTACGCGGAATACCCTGAACGTCGACTCGGTCGACCTGATGAAACTGTGA
- the nuoL gene encoding NADH-quinone oxidoreductase subunit L codes for MNGSLHLWLLPVIPFAGFLLNGLLGRRLPKALVTGIAWIATLVPFLLVANIWFHLGSIQQPYIENLGTWIAAGSFHADFALQLDHLTMIMLLVVTGVGFLIHIYSAGYMAHEEGYWRFFAYLNLFMFFMLTLVLSENFLLMFVGWEGVGLASYLLIGFYFLKDSAANAGKKAFVVNRIGDFGFLLAMFLLVAHFGTLSYSGVFAQISQHPEWQGGFLTAIAILLVVGATGKSAQIPLYVWLPDAMEGPTPVSALIHAATMVTAGVYMIARSHVLFDRSPFALTIVAIIGAATAFFAATIGLVQTDIKRVLAYSTVSQLGYMFLACGVASYASGIFHLVTHAFFKALLFLAAGSVIHALGGEQDMRVMGGLRKKIPATFWTMTAGVIAIAGIPPFAGFFSKDEILYQAFLSPNGGKILWFVGLVTAFLTSFYMFRLWYLTFFGESRAHEASALLDHGAAVHASSSSTLTLEEEPDHGHGHGHGHGVHESPAVMLIPLAILALLSFIGGWIGVPAALHGHNEIAHFLAPIFGGEENPAGSNGLALTLAAVSTLTAIAGWFTAHFLYYMRPELPAKLAQSMRGLYLLLLNKYKVDELYNFVFVTPLLLFSRYALKTVFDMGVVDGAAYAAGSVTQGLGAIAQRFQSGNLRSYAGWLSLGAAVLLILTYFGFTTHFTLR; via the coding sequence ATGAACGGTTCCCTGCATCTCTGGCTTCTCCCCGTCATCCCCTTTGCCGGCTTCCTGTTAAACGGGTTGCTGGGCCGCCGCCTGCCCAAGGCCCTGGTCACGGGGATCGCGTGGATCGCCACCCTGGTTCCCTTTCTCCTGGTCGCCAATATCTGGTTCCATCTCGGCTCCATCCAGCAGCCTTATATCGAGAACCTCGGAACCTGGATCGCCGCCGGCAGCTTCCATGCTGACTTCGCCCTGCAGCTCGATCACCTGACGATGATCATGCTGCTGGTCGTCACCGGCGTCGGCTTCCTCATTCACATCTACTCGGCCGGCTACATGGCGCATGAAGAGGGTTACTGGCGGTTCTTTGCCTACCTCAATCTCTTCATGTTCTTCATGCTCACGCTCGTGCTCTCTGAGAACTTCCTGCTGATGTTCGTCGGCTGGGAAGGCGTGGGTCTCGCCTCGTACCTGCTCATCGGCTTCTATTTCCTCAAGGACTCAGCGGCGAATGCCGGCAAGAAGGCCTTCGTCGTCAACCGCATCGGCGACTTCGGCTTCCTGCTGGCCATGTTTCTGCTGGTCGCGCATTTCGGCACGCTCAGCTACAGTGGCGTCTTCGCGCAGATCTCGCAGCATCCCGAATGGCAGGGCGGCTTCCTGACCGCGATCGCCATCCTTCTTGTAGTCGGCGCCACCGGCAAGTCGGCCCAGATTCCACTCTATGTCTGGCTGCCGGACGCAATGGAAGGCCCGACCCCGGTATCGGCCCTGATTCACGCAGCCACCATGGTCACGGCTGGCGTGTACATGATCGCCCGCTCGCATGTGCTCTTTGATCGCTCTCCCTTTGCGCTCACCATCGTAGCGATCATCGGTGCGGCCACGGCCTTCTTCGCAGCAACCATCGGTCTTGTCCAGACGGATATCAAGCGCGTCCTCGCCTACTCGACCGTCTCGCAGCTGGGCTACATGTTCCTAGCCTGCGGTGTGGCTTCCTACGCTTCGGGCATCTTCCACCTGGTCACCCACGCGTTCTTCAAGGCATTGCTCTTCCTCGCCGCGGGCTCGGTTATCCATGCCCTTGGCGGCGAGCAGGACATGCGCGTAATGGGCGGCCTGCGCAAGAAGATTCCGGCCACCTTCTGGACGATGACCGCGGGCGTCATTGCTATCGCCGGTATTCCTCCTTTCGCCGGTTTCTTCAGCAAGGACGAGATTCTCTATCAGGCCTTTCTCTCGCCCAACGGCGGCAAGATTCTCTGGTTTGTCGGCCTGGTTACGGCCTTCCTGACCTCGTTCTACATGTTCCGGCTCTGGTATCTGACCTTCTTCGGCGAGAGCCGCGCGCATGAAGCTTCTGCGCTGCTCGATCACGGTGCCGCCGTACACGCCAGCTCGAGCTCCACATTGACCCTCGAAGAAGAACCCGATCACGGTCATGGGCATGGCCATGGTCACGGTGTGCATGAAAGCCCCGCCGTCATGCTGATTCCGCTGGCCATCCTTGCGCTCCTGTCCTTCATCGGCGGCTGGATCGGCGTGCCAGCCGCTCTGCATGGCCACAACGAGATCGCGCACTTCCTCGCTCCTATCTTCGGTGGCGAGGAGAATCCCGCAGGCTCTAACGGCCTGGCGTTGACGCTTGCCGCAGTATCCACTCTCACCGCCATCGCCGGCTGGTTCACCGCGCACTTCCTCTATTACATGCGACCCGAGCTTCCGGCCAAACTGGCGCAGAGCATGCGCGGCCTCTACCTCCTGCTGCTGAACAAATACAAGGTGGATGAGCTCTACAACTTCGTTTTTGTCACACCGCTGCTGCTCTTCTCGCGCTATGCACTCAAGACTGTCTTCGATATGGGTGTCGTCGATGGAGCAGCCTATGCGGCCGGCTCGGTAACCCAGGGTCTGGGCGCAATTGCTCAACGTTTTCAGTCCGGCAATCTCCGATCCTATGCAGGATGGCTCTCGCTGGGAGCCGCAGTATTGCTGATTCTTACGTATTTCGGATTCACCACGCACTTCACCTTGCGATAA
- a CDS encoding complex I subunit 4 family protein: MEIPSILSLITFVPAAGAVVVALLPRKGRLIQWWSLLVALATFLLTLHLPAHYIYGQSGFQFEQNVPWIANPAIRYHLGVDGISMWLVVLTGFLSVIGVLASWKTIEHRAKEFYFFFLLQQTAMLGVFVALDLILYYGFWELSLIPMAILIAMFGKDRGPKTAIKFFTYTFIPSALFLVAILYLYAKTGTFDYVELQHALSGGGLFTANALCWVSLAFLAAFSVKVPVFPLHGWLADTICDAPTAMAMVVAGKLGLYSILRYNLGLFPEQAREIAPLMIALAVIGLLYGACIALVQKDMKRLVAYSIMSHLSFCTLGIFCFAVAGLNGAVYQILNHGISGSAILILIGILYDRFGTYEMPEYGGLAAKTPWLVTLFVITTLSLVGLPILNGFVGEFLILSGSFANHMGWVAAATVGVILGAAYMLMMVQKIFYGPESSLIKTGPAADLTSREHLLLWPMAILMLVMGVASPYWIRAIDGSVSGLADHAAQTLTYLEKR, encoded by the coding sequence GTGGAAATACCTTCGATCCTCTCGCTGATCACCTTCGTACCCGCTGCGGGCGCGGTGGTGGTCGCCCTGCTGCCGCGGAAGGGGCGTCTCATCCAGTGGTGGTCGCTGCTGGTGGCGCTTGCCACCTTCCTGCTGACCCTGCACCTGCCCGCGCATTACATCTACGGTCAGAGCGGCTTCCAGTTCGAGCAGAACGTGCCGTGGATCGCGAACCCGGCGATCCGCTACCATCTTGGCGTCGACGGCATCTCGATGTGGCTGGTCGTGCTCACCGGATTCCTCTCCGTCATCGGCGTACTGGCCTCCTGGAAGACTATTGAGCATCGGGCGAAGGAATTCTACTTCTTCTTCCTGCTTCAGCAGACGGCGATGCTTGGCGTTTTCGTCGCCCTCGACCTGATCCTCTACTACGGCTTCTGGGAGCTCTCGCTGATTCCGATGGCGATCCTCATCGCCATGTTCGGCAAGGACCGCGGCCCCAAGACAGCCATCAAGTTTTTCACCTACACCTTCATCCCTTCGGCACTTTTCCTGGTCGCGATCCTCTATCTCTACGCGAAGACCGGCACCTTCGATTACGTCGAGCTCCAGCATGCGCTCTCCGGAGGAGGCCTCTTCACCGCTAACGCACTGTGCTGGGTCTCGCTCGCCTTTCTCGCCGCCTTCTCGGTAAAAGTTCCTGTCTTCCCGCTGCACGGCTGGCTCGCGGATACCATCTGTGACGCGCCCACCGCCATGGCCATGGTGGTCGCAGGCAAACTCGGCCTTTACTCGATCCTGCGCTACAATCTCGGCCTCTTTCCTGAACAGGCGCGCGAAATCGCCCCGCTCATGATTGCCCTGGCCGTCATTGGCTTGCTCTACGGAGCTTGTATCGCCCTGGTACAGAAGGATATGAAGCGCCTGGTGGCATACTCGATCATGAGCCACCTCAGCTTCTGCACCCTCGGCATCTTCTGCTTCGCGGTCGCCGGGCTCAACGGAGCGGTCTACCAGATTCTCAACCACGGCATTTCCGGCTCGGCCATCCTGATCCTCATCGGCATCCTCTACGATCGCTTCGGCACCTACGAGATGCCGGAGTACGGCGGTCTTGCCGCGAAGACGCCCTGGCTCGTCACGCTCTTTGTCATCACTACGCTCTCGCTGGTCGGCCTCCCTATTCTCAACGGCTTCGTTGGCGAGTTCCTCATCCTTAGCGGCAGCTTTGCCAACCACATGGGCTGGGTAGCCGCAGCCACGGTCGGTGTCATTCTCGGCGCAGCCTACATGCTGATGATGGTGCAGAAGATCTTCTACGGCCCTGAATCCTCGCTCATCAAGACCGGACCTGCAGCCGACCTTACCTCCCGTGAACACCTGCTTCTCTGGCCCATGGCCATCCTGATGCTGGTCATGGGGGTGGCTTCTCCCTATTGGATCCGCGCCATCGACGGCTCAGTCAGTGGCCTCGCCGATCACGCAGCACAGACTCTCACCTATCTGGAGAAGCGATGA
- a CDS encoding NADH-quinone oxidoreductase subunit N, with the protein MNTVAPILRILPEVVLTITGILIMLAEPMLAPKASRKPLGWLAVAGTLVALGASHYQCKLAPGTAFFNTIQTDAFSSFFHVTIAGIVLVSLLVALDSTNEHTPFLGEYFALVVFGAVGMMLMTSASELLVVFIGLEISSISTYILAGFRRKSAKAPESSIKYFLLGSFATAFFLYGIALTFGATGTTTISGIAQGLTTSQTPALALVGSAMILIGLGFKVSAAPFQVWTPDVYEGAPSPVVGLMSTAPKAAAFAVLLRVLYGAFPALHANWVPLIWIIAALSMTIGNLGALRQVNVKRMLAYSSIAHAGYLLVAFTALSADGIAAASFYALSYAAMNVGIFAVVSHAGGYEDRLTEIEDYRGLAYRSPLLGGAMGFFLISLIGIPFTGGFFGKFYVFSAAIHSGFVWLAVIGLLNSGIAAYYYLRVLATVYNRPYAAVTAPPLPRAKVSLLIALFLTVATTLILGIAPGRILSQAKAGALTLLPTQTTEAPSQGQ; encoded by the coding sequence ATGAATACCGTAGCTCCCATCCTTCGCATTCTCCCTGAGGTTGTCCTTACCATTACAGGCATCCTCATCATGCTTGCCGAGCCGATGCTCGCGCCCAAAGCCAGCCGTAAGCCGCTGGGCTGGCTCGCCGTAGCCGGCACGCTCGTGGCTCTCGGGGCCAGCCATTATCAGTGCAAACTTGCTCCCGGCACGGCCTTCTTCAACACCATCCAGACGGACGCGTTCAGCAGCTTCTTCCACGTCACCATTGCAGGTATCGTGCTGGTTTCGCTGCTTGTCGCGCTTGATTCGACAAACGAGCACACACCGTTCCTTGGTGAATACTTCGCGCTCGTCGTCTTCGGCGCCGTCGGCATGATGCTGATGACCTCAGCCTCTGAGCTGCTCGTCGTCTTCATCGGCCTGGAAATCTCGTCGATCTCTACCTACATCCTTGCAGGCTTCCGCCGGAAGAGCGCCAAGGCGCCCGAGTCCTCGATCAAGTACTTCCTGCTCGGCTCCTTCGCCACCGCCTTCTTCCTTTACGGCATTGCGCTGACCTTTGGCGCTACCGGCACCACCACTATCTCCGGTATCGCTCAAGGCCTGACCACCAGCCAGACCCCGGCTCTCGCCCTCGTCGGCTCGGCCATGATCCTTATCGGTCTCGGCTTCAAGGTCTCCGCCGCTCCCTTCCAGGTCTGGACGCCTGATGTCTACGAAGGCGCTCCTTCTCCTGTTGTCGGTCTCATGTCGACCGCGCCCAAGGCTGCAGCCTTTGCCGTATTACTCCGCGTGCTCTACGGCGCCTTCCCGGCCCTGCACGCCAACTGGGTGCCGCTCATCTGGATCATCGCCGCGCTCTCGATGACCATCGGTAACCTCGGCGCGCTGCGACAGGTCAATGTCAAGCGCATGCTCGCCTACTCATCCATTGCGCATGCCGGCTACCTGCTCGTTGCCTTCACCGCTCTCTCGGCGGATGGCATCGCCGCGGCCAGCTTCTATGCTCTCTCCTACGCCGCCATGAATGTCGGCATCTTCGCCGTCGTCAGCCATGCCGGCGGCTATGAAGACCGCCTGACCGAGATCGAGGATTATCGCGGCCTCGCTTATCGTTCGCCGTTGCTTGGCGGGGCGATGGGCTTCTTCCTTATCTCGCTGATCGGCATCCCCTTCACCGGTGGATTCTTCGGCAAGTTCTATGTCTTCTCCGCCGCTATCCACTCGGGTTTTGTCTGGCTGGCGGTCATCGGCCTCCTCAACAGCGGTATTGCGGCGTACTACTACCTCCGCGTACTGGCCACGGTCTATAACCGCCCTTATGCAGCGGTTACGGCACCTCCGCTACCGCGCGCCAAAGTCTCGCTGCTGATTGCGCTCTTCCTCACCGTAGCTACGACCCTGATTCTCGGTATCGCACCGGGCAGAATCCTCTCCCAGGCCAAGGCCGGAGCACTCACGCTGCTTCCCACACAAACGACCGAGGCTCCGAGCCAGGGCCAATAA
- a CDS encoding ATP synthase F0 subunit C, whose product MRKLQYLFMTLACLLIASPAFAQTGSGSGAVSLVPIGAGIGMGIAAGLCGVGQGKATASATEAIARNPGARSGIQLLLVLGLAFIESLTLFTLVVIFLTAK is encoded by the coding sequence ATGCGTAAACTTCAGTATCTTTTCATGACTTTGGCGTGCCTGCTTATTGCCTCGCCCGCTTTCGCCCAGACCGGTTCGGGCAGCGGTGCTGTCAGCCTGGTGCCGATCGGTGCCGGTATCGGCATGGGTATCGCTGCCGGTCTTTGCGGCGTTGGTCAGGGTAAGGCAACGGCTTCGGCCACCGAGGCGATCGCCCGCAATCCTGGTGCGCGCTCCGGCATTCAGCTTCTGCTCGTGCTCGGTCTCGCCTTTATCGAGTCGCTCACGCTCTTCACGCTGGTCGTGATCTTCCTCACCGCCAAGTAA
- the atpB gene encoding F0F1 ATP synthase subunit A: MLSLLTALTHLLNVYFAAPLVPFLTRLGIHFSHPHAPLRDNTLTLELIIMFGLLFFFVIARATLSVEKPGTVQGVFELVNDFVGSQGEAIIGHGYEPHVAYATLILLFVVCCNLFGLLPGIETPTANPVVPLALALLTFIYYNWNGVRAQGPVGYVKHFAGPIWWLTPLMFPIEIISHLARIMSLTIRLYANMFASDLLTLVFFSMIPIGVPVVFLGLHFGVALIQAYVFMLLTFIYLSMAVTVEH, encoded by the coding sequence ATGCTGAGCCTACTCACTGCTCTGACGCACCTGCTGAATGTCTATTTCGCCGCGCCGCTCGTGCCGTTCCTGACGCGCCTGGGCATTCACTTCTCGCATCCGCACGCGCCGCTGCGCGATAACACGCTCACGCTCGAACTCATCATCATGTTTGGCCTGCTGTTCTTCTTCGTGATCGCGCGAGCCACGCTCAGCGTGGAGAAGCCGGGCACGGTGCAGGGTGTTTTCGAGTTGGTGAACGATTTTGTCGGTAGCCAGGGCGAAGCCATTATCGGCCACGGCTACGAACCGCACGTCGCCTACGCCACGCTGATTCTGCTGTTCGTGGTGTGCTGCAACCTGTTCGGTCTGCTGCCGGGCATTGAGACGCCTACCGCGAATCCGGTCGTGCCGCTCGCGCTCGCGCTGCTCACCTTCATTTATTACAACTGGAACGGCGTCCGCGCCCAGGGGCCGGTGGGCTATGTGAAGCACTTCGCAGGGCCCATCTGGTGGTTGACCCCGCTGATGTTCCCGATCGAAATCATCTCGCACCTCGCCCGCATCATGTCGCTCACTATTCGTCTTTACGCGAATATGTTTGCCAGCGATCTGTTGACCCTGGTCTTCTTCTCCATGATTCCGATCGGTGTCCCGGTGGTCTTCCTGGGACTGCACTTCGGCGTGGCGCTTATCCAGGCATACGTATTCATGCTGCTCACGTTCATCTATCTTTCGATGGCGGTTACAGTCGAGCACTAA
- a CDS encoding ATP synthase subunit I, with protein sequence MTDIGSMLNFTDADLAATMRRAMRLCAVLTLIACGVFGFIQGWVAALACLAGGIISITGLYEWQRLISFVNDKLDGKQTPRTTFRVVSMFFLRLVLAGGMLYVTLKCSHGVPYGLVASLGLGVVALTVESVRLLRS encoded by the coding sequence ATGACAGACATAGGCTCCATGCTGAACTTTACCGATGCCGATCTCGCGGCCACCATGCGCCGTGCCATGCGGCTATGTGCCGTCCTGACCCTGATTGCCTGCGGCGTTTTTGGATTTATCCAGGGATGGGTAGCGGCGCTGGCCTGCCTGGCAGGCGGCATCATCTCGATTACCGGCCTCTACGAGTGGCAGCGGCTGATCTCCTTTGTGAACGACAAACTGGACGGGAAACAGACGCCACGCACGACCTTTCGGGTTGTGAGCATGTTTTTCCTGCGTCTGGTGCTCGCCGGAGGGATGCTGTATGTTACCCTAAAGTGTTCTCACGGCGTGCCTTATGGGCTTGTCGCGAGTCTCGGATTAGGCGTTGTCGCTCTGACCGTAGAATCTGTCCGCCTACTCCGCTCCTGA
- a CDS encoding AtpZ/AtpI family protein codes for MADQSSRNKQGGNLQSIAKAERLTQIAVVMPCAVFIGWGAGAMLDHWLHQHWIYIVGLIFGAVAGLIEAVRQALSAKE; via the coding sequence ATGGCAGACCAGAGCTCCAGGAACAAACAGGGCGGAAACCTTCAAAGCATTGCGAAGGCCGAGCGGCTGACGCAGATCGCCGTGGTGATGCCGTGCGCGGTGTTCATCGGCTGGGGCGCCGGGGCCATGCTGGATCACTGGCTGCACCAGCATTGGATCTACATCGTCGGCCTGATTTTCGGTGCGGTCGCCGGGCTGATAGAAGCTGTCCGGCAGGCGCTGAGCGCCAAGGAATAG
- the lysS gene encoding lysine--tRNA ligase → MFESEFERNLFTLRQEKLKQIEALGQRAYPNSFAATHTLAAIREQYDAVTGEVLEATRVEVAVAGRIMAIRAQGKAGFAQLQQEGIRLQLYVRKDAVGDTAFELYKLLDLGDHIGVSGYLFRTRTGELSIHVETISFLAKAMLALPDKFHGLSDIELRYRQRYADLIMNGVLNEEPTEETETTEAPKGIRVRDVFVKRAKLLSALRRFFDSRGYIEVETPMMQSIAGGAAARPFITHHNTLDLDLFLRIAPELYLKRLVVGGMDRVYEINRNFRNEGISTQHNPEFTMLEFYQAYANYHDLMNLTEEIITYVANEVNGTTITHFNGVEIDLGKWRRFSMREAILEFWPETAGEKPSPDIFLSDDGVAGLVQRLRAAGEKVDFQPGEPRGKTIATVFETVAEEHLIQPTIIYDFPLAVSPLSKQKPDEPDWVERFEFYIGGFEVGNAFSELNDPVEQESRFKQQLSERERGDDEAHQMDEDYVRALGYGLPPTGGEGIGIDRLTMLLTGARSIRDVILFPLLRPQKPQENTAEAAAE, encoded by the coding sequence GTGTTCGAGTCAGAGTTTGAGCGGAATCTTTTCACGCTCCGCCAGGAAAAGCTGAAGCAGATTGAGGCGCTGGGGCAGCGCGCCTACCCCAACTCCTTTGCCGCCACGCATACCCTCGCGGCCATTCGCGAGCAGTACGATGCCGTTACCGGCGAAGTGCTCGAAGCCACTCGCGTGGAAGTTGCGGTGGCCGGCCGCATCATGGCCATTCGCGCCCAGGGCAAAGCCGGTTTTGCGCAGCTTCAGCAGGAAGGCATCCGCCTCCAGCTCTATGTCCGCAAAGATGCCGTCGGGGATACCGCCTTCGAGCTCTATAAGCTTCTCGACCTCGGCGATCACATCGGTGTCTCGGGCTATCTCTTCCGCACCCGCACCGGCGAACTCTCCATCCACGTCGAGACCATCTCTTTCCTGGCCAAGGCCATGCTGGCCCTGCCGGACAAGTTCCATGGCCTCTCCGACATCGAACTGCGCTACCGCCAACGCTACGCCGACCTCATCATGAACGGCGTGCTCAACGAGGAGCCGACCGAAGAGACTGAGACCACCGAAGCACCGAAGGGCATCCGGGTCCGTGATGTCTTCGTGAAGCGCGCGAAGCTGCTCTCCGCGCTCCGCCGCTTCTTTGATTCACGCGGTTACATCGAAGTCGAAACTCCGATGATGCAGTCCATTGCCGGCGGCGCTGCTGCGCGTCCATTCATCACGCATCACAACACGCTCGATCTCGATCTCTTCCTGCGCATCGCGCCAGAGCTTTATCTCAAGCGGCTGGTGGTCGGCGGCATGGACCGCGTCTACGAGATCAACCGCAACTTCCGCAATGAAGGCATCTCGACACAGCACAACCCCGAGTTCACCATGCTCGAGTTCTATCAGGCCTATGCGAACTATCACGACCTGATGAACCTGACCGAGGAGATCATCACCTACGTTGCGAACGAGGTGAACGGGACCACGATCACGCACTTCAACGGCGTGGAGATCGATCTCGGCAAGTGGCGCCGGTTCTCGATGCGCGAAGCGATTCTCGAATTCTGGCCGGAGACTGCCGGTGAGAAGCCTTCCCCTGATATCTTCCTGAGCGACGATGGCGTAGCTGGTCTCGTGCAGCGACTGCGCGCAGCCGGCGAAAAAGTCGACTTCCAGCCCGGCGAACCGCGCGGCAAGACCATTGCCACCGTCTTTGAGACTGTGGCCGAAGAGCACCTCATTCAGCCGACGATCATCTACGACTTCCCTCTCGCCGTATCGCCGCTTTCAAAGCAGAAGCCGGATGAGCCGGACTGGGTCGAACGCTTCGAGTTCTACATCGGCGGCTTCGAGGTGGGCAATGCCTTCAGCGAGCTGAACGACCCCGTGGAGCAGGAGTCACGATTCAAGCAGCAGCTCAGCGAACGCGAGCGCGGCGACGATGAGGCGCACCAGATGGACGAGGATTACGTCCGCGCCCTGGGCTACGGTCTGCCGCCCACCGGCGGCGAAGGTATCGGCATCGATCGCCTGACCATGCTGCTGACCGGCGCGCGGTCGATCCGCGATGTCATTCTCTTTCCCCTGCTGCGCCCGCAGAAGCCGCAGGAGAATACCGCAGAAGCAGCAGCGGAATAA